Proteins encoded together in one Microbacterium oxydans window:
- a CDS encoding FitA-like ribbon-helix-helix domain-containing protein codes for MTIRNLGDDVVDALKERARRNSRSMEAEVRDVLTRLARNGGSGLEADLAQRMARPRRWSVPSSEIMARVDANPSTPEQARLRREWAEELEADRQDPFFLDTFRDPWESRDPS; via the coding sequence GTGACCATTCGGAATCTCGGCGACGATGTCGTCGACGCGCTGAAGGAGCGTGCCCGACGCAACTCCCGGTCCATGGAGGCGGAGGTGCGCGACGTGTTGACGAGACTGGCCCGGAACGGTGGCAGCGGGCTCGAAGCCGACCTCGCGCAGCGCATGGCACGTCCGCGTCGGTGGTCGGTCCCATCGAGCGAGATCATGGCGAGAGTCGACGCGAACCCGTCGACCCCGGAACAGGCCAGGCTGCGACGGGAATGGGCGGAAGAGCTGGAGGCGGACAGGCAGGACCCCTTCTTCCTCGACACGTTCCGCGACCCGTGGGAGAGCCGTGATCCTTCTTGA
- a CDS encoding PIN domain-containing protein translates to MILLDTNVLIQLDTVRLPPDDVALSAIAYAELQLGVERATDPVLRRRRRNELMRLSSLLEADWLPFDQAAADGYARLASEVIRTRPAHARSKDLMLAGHAYALGAALLTFNPKDFELVSDEVEIIVPELR, encoded by the coding sequence GTGATCCTTCTTGACACGAACGTGCTGATCCAGCTCGACACGGTGCGGTTGCCCCCGGACGACGTGGCTCTGAGCGCCATCGCCTACGCCGAACTGCAGCTCGGGGTCGAGCGCGCGACGGATCCGGTTCTCCGCCGCCGTCGCCGCAACGAACTGATGCGCCTCTCCTCACTCCTCGAAGCCGACTGGCTCCCGTTCGATCAGGCCGCTGCGGACGGATACGCGCGTCTTGCCTCCGAGGTGATCCGGACCCGTCCCGCGCACGCTCGGAGCAAGGACCTCATGCTGGCCGGGCACGCCTATGCCCTCGGCGCCGCGCTCCTCACCTTCAACCCGAAGGACTTCGAGCTCGTGTCCGATGAGGTCGAGATCATCGTCCCCGAGCTGCGCTGA